A genomic window from Nocardioides sp. BP30 includes:
- a CDS encoding MarR family winged helix-turn-helix transcriptional regulator, whose product MTDHEALEEIASGLALSVSLLRRRLRQRPVEGVDGMPTLPELAALVRLDRSGPATNADLAKAEQISPQAMSATLGGLEQRGLIGRTADPADGRRILLAVTDAGQRMIAAKRAVRTEQLAGALVHLDADEIATLRAAVPALERLAEHL is encoded by the coding sequence GTGACTGATCACGAAGCTCTCGAGGAGATCGCCTCCGGCCTCGCGCTGAGCGTCAGCCTGCTGCGCCGCAGGCTCCGGCAGCGCCCCGTCGAGGGCGTCGACGGGATGCCGACGCTGCCCGAGCTCGCCGCGCTGGTGCGGCTGGACCGGTCCGGGCCCGCGACCAACGCCGACCTCGCCAAGGCCGAGCAGATCAGTCCCCAGGCGATGAGCGCCACGCTCGGCGGTCTGGAGCAGCGCGGGCTGATCGGCCGCACCGCCGATCCCGCCGACGGCCGCCGCATCCTGCTCGCCGTCACCGACGCGGGTCAGCGGATGATCGCGGCCAAGCGCGCCGTGCGCACCGAGCAGCTCGCCGGCGCGCTGGTGCACCTGGACGCCGACGAGATCGCCACGTTGCGGGCCGCCGTACCCGCCCTGGAGCGGTTGGCCGAGCACCTGTGA
- a CDS encoding FAD:protein FMN transferase — protein MNATAGSATGSPTAAPVTRYVDHVMGMPVSLALRGRHTDDAAARDAWAEAMATLRDVDRVFSTYRSDSHVSRLDRGEISLVACPPEVLEVLALGERWRQESSGAFDVRRRGRDGELHLDPSGVVKGWAVARAARPLRHLEETGFCLSAGGDMVCAADPGAAPWRIGVEDPHDPARVVAVVPVHNGAVATSGLAHRGAHITDARTGRVPTLVASVTVIADELVEADLDATAAFALDGEAVSWLAGRRRTAVVVWADGRREVLGTATQTSPIIRLD, from the coding sequence GTGAACGCCACCGCCGGGAGCGCGACGGGCAGCCCCACGGCCGCCCCCGTCACCCGGTACGTCGACCACGTCATGGGGATGCCGGTCAGCCTCGCCCTGCGCGGTCGGCACACCGACGACGCCGCGGCCCGGGATGCCTGGGCCGAGGCGATGGCGACGTTGCGCGACGTCGACCGGGTGTTCTCCACCTACCGCTCCGACTCGCACGTCTCCCGCCTCGACCGCGGCGAGATCTCCCTGGTCGCGTGCCCGCCGGAGGTGCTCGAGGTGCTCGCGCTGGGGGAGCGCTGGCGGCAGGAGTCGTCCGGCGCCTTCGACGTACGCCGTCGCGGGCGTGACGGGGAGCTGCACCTCGATCCCAGTGGCGTGGTCAAGGGCTGGGCGGTCGCCCGGGCGGCCCGGCCGCTGCGGCACCTGGAGGAGACCGGCTTCTGCCTCTCCGCCGGGGGCGACATGGTCTGTGCGGCCGACCCGGGTGCGGCGCCGTGGCGGATTGGCGTCGAGGACCCGCACGATCCCGCCCGGGTGGTGGCGGTGGTGCCGGTGCACAACGGCGCGGTGGCGACCTCGGGACTGGCGCACCGCGGCGCGCACATCACCGACGCCCGGACCGGCCGGGTGCCGACCCTCGTCGCCTCGGTGACGGTGATCGCCGACGAGCTCGTCGAGGCGGATCTGGACGCCACGGCGGCGTTCGCGCTCGACGGGGAGGCGGTGTCGTGGCTGGCCGGGCGGCGACGTACGGCGGTGGTGGTCTGGGCCGACGGACGGCGGGAGGTGCTCGGCACGGCGACGCAGACATCGCCGATCATCAGGCTAGACTGA
- a CDS encoding FMN-binding protein, whose translation MNRIVFWFLATVTVVVLLFGYHTSTSGPAGSAPLSAIADPTPGAASGSASGSASGAAGSTTEDSGSSASTTVTGSEAQTQWGPVQVELTIAGGKITDVAVPVYPDGNGRDAEINSFALPQLIQETISAQSADIDMVSGATVTSDGYLQSLQSALDKAGL comes from the coding sequence GTGAACCGGATCGTCTTCTGGTTCCTCGCGACGGTCACCGTGGTGGTCTTGCTCTTCGGCTACCACACCTCCACCTCGGGTCCGGCCGGCTCGGCGCCGCTGAGCGCGATCGCCGACCCGACGCCGGGCGCCGCGTCGGGTTCCGCGTCGGGTTCCGCGTCGGGTGCCGCCGGCTCGACCACGGAGGACTCGGGCAGCTCCGCATCGACGACCGTCACCGGTTCCGAGGCGCAGACCCAGTGGGGGCCGGTCCAGGTCGAGCTCACGATCGCCGGCGGCAAGATCACCGATGTCGCCGTACCGGTCTATCCCGACGGCAACGGCCGCGACGCGGAGATCAACTCCTTCGCACTGCCGCAGCTGATCCAGGAGACCATCTCCGCGCAGAGTGCCGACATCGACATGGTCAGCGGCGCCACCGTCACCAGCGACGGCTACCTCCAGTCGCTGCAGAGCGCGCTGGACAAGGCCGGCCTGTGA
- a CDS encoding ferredoxin reductase family protein — protein sequence MAAVIPSVPAPSLSPAFGRLARRDALVRTALVSVLWLGVLLVAYWWAAGGGFQDLGSSLTDALLSLGRLSGLVGSALLLVQVLLMARVPLLERAYGQDRLVRIHRIVGLTSFDLIVVHVVLITWGYAAGRLGSTPATFWDLTWHDPGMLLAVAGTLLLVMVVLTSLRVARRRLRYESWHLLHLYGYLGAGLALPHQLWTGQEFLASPRATYVWWAAWAAVAATVVVFRVALPLLRNYRHGLRVAAIFPEGPGVVSVHLIGRRLDRLRAEPGQYFTWRFLDREGWTRANPFSLSAAPDGRTLRITVQSDGDGSASVGALRPGQRVLVEGPYGRLTPRARTQRKVALIGAGVGLAPLRALAEGLGYAPGEAVLLQRYRSHQLFAGELGVLRERRGLNLVAMPGARRSAGSWVGEGYDGYDDAQVLLGWIPDLVQRDVYVCGPPAWTAAVRQAAEQAGLPREQWHEEAFGW from the coding sequence ATGGCAGCAGTGATCCCCTCGGTCCCCGCACCGAGCCTGTCGCCGGCGTTCGGCAGGCTCGCACGCCGGGACGCGCTGGTGCGGACCGCGCTGGTCTCCGTGCTGTGGCTGGGCGTGCTGCTGGTCGCGTACTGGTGGGCGGCCGGTGGCGGCTTCCAGGACCTCGGCTCCTCCCTGACCGACGCGTTGCTGTCGCTGGGCCGGCTCAGCGGGCTGGTCGGCTCGGCGCTGCTGCTCGTGCAGGTGCTGCTGATGGCCCGCGTGCCGCTGCTCGAACGCGCCTACGGCCAGGACCGGCTGGTGCGGATCCACCGGATCGTCGGCCTGACCTCCTTCGACCTGATCGTCGTCCACGTCGTCCTGATCACCTGGGGGTACGCCGCGGGCAGGCTGGGCTCGACCCCCGCCACCTTCTGGGACCTGACCTGGCACGACCCGGGGATGCTGCTGGCGGTCGCCGGCACGCTGCTGCTGGTGATGGTGGTGCTGACCTCCCTGCGCGTCGCGCGCCGCCGGCTGCGCTACGAGTCCTGGCACCTGCTGCACCTCTACGGCTACCTCGGCGCGGGTCTGGCACTGCCGCACCAGCTGTGGACGGGTCAGGAGTTCCTGGCGAGCCCGCGGGCGACGTACGTGTGGTGGGCGGCGTGGGCAGCCGTCGCCGCCACCGTGGTCGTCTTCCGCGTCGCGCTGCCGCTGCTCCGCAACTACCGGCACGGCCTGCGGGTGGCGGCGATCTTCCCCGAGGGGCCGGGCGTGGTCTCGGTCCACCTGATCGGTCGTCGGCTCGACCGGCTGCGCGCCGAACCGGGGCAGTACTTCACCTGGCGATTCCTGGACCGCGAGGGTTGGACACGGGCCAACCCGTTCTCGCTCTCGGCGGCGCCGGACGGCCGGACGCTGCGGATCACCGTGCAGAGCGACGGGGACGGCAGCGCGTCGGTCGGTGCGCTCCGGCCCGGCCAGCGGGTGCTCGTCGAGGGTCCGTACGGCCGGCTGACGCCGCGTGCCCGCACCCAGCGCAAGGTCGCCCTCATCGGGGCAGGCGTCGGGCTGGCGCCGCTGCGTGCGCTGGCGGAGGGACTGGGCTACGCGCCGGGGGAGGCGGTCCTGCTGCAGCGCTACCGCAGCCACCAGCTCTTCGCCGGCGAGCTGGGCGTCCTGCGCGAGCGGCGCGGGCTCAACCTGGTAGCGATGCCGGGCGCCCGGCGCAGCGCCGGCTCCTGGGTGGGCGAGGGCTACGACGGCTACGACGACGCGCAGGTGCTGCTCGGCTGGATCCCCGACCTCGTGCAGCGTGACGTCTACGTGTGCGGACCGCCGGCCTGGACGGCCGCGGTGCGGCAGGCGGCCGAGCAGGCCGGCCTCCCGCGGGAGCAGTGGCACGAGGAGGCGTTCGGATGGTGA
- a CDS encoding adenosine deaminase, translating into MKDFIAGLPKAELHVHHVGSASPRIVAELAARHPAAGVPSDLEELRGFFTFRDFAHFIEVYLAVVDLIRTPEDIRYLTYEIGRELAQGQQVRYAELTCTPYTSVLAGVPIEAYTEAIEDARVAALRDFGVVLRWIYDIPGELGVPAADATLGYALEHRTDALVGFGLGGPEIGVPRPQFAPHFDRARAAGLHCVPHAGETTGPQTIWDALTLLHAERIGHGTSAAQDPALLAHLAETGIPLEVCPSSNIATRAVATLAEHPLKAFVEAGVTVTINSDDPPMFGTTLGREYAIAAELLGLDEAGVAELARAAVRASFAPADVRQRVLAEIDAHLG; encoded by the coding sequence ATGAAGGACTTCATCGCCGGGCTGCCCAAGGCCGAGCTGCACGTCCACCACGTCGGGTCGGCCTCGCCGCGGATCGTCGCCGAGCTCGCCGCCCGCCACCCCGCTGCGGGCGTGCCGAGCGACCTGGAGGAGCTGCGCGGCTTCTTCACCTTCCGCGACTTCGCGCACTTCATCGAGGTCTACCTCGCGGTCGTCGACCTCATCCGTACGCCGGAGGACATCCGCTACCTCACCTACGAGATCGGCCGCGAGCTGGCGCAGGGCCAGCAGGTGCGCTACGCCGAGCTGACGTGCACGCCGTACACCTCGGTGCTGGCGGGCGTTCCGATCGAGGCCTACACCGAGGCGATCGAGGACGCCCGCGTGGCGGCGCTGCGCGACTTCGGGGTGGTGCTGCGCTGGATCTACGACATCCCCGGTGAGCTCGGCGTCCCGGCCGCCGACGCGACCCTCGGCTACGCCCTCGAGCACCGCACCGACGCCCTCGTCGGCTTCGGCCTCGGTGGCCCCGAGATCGGCGTTCCCCGCCCGCAGTTCGCGCCGCACTTCGATCGCGCCCGGGCGGCGGGACTGCACTGCGTGCCCCACGCCGGCGAGACCACCGGGCCGCAGACGATCTGGGACGCCCTCACCCTGCTGCACGCCGAGCGGATCGGACACGGCACCTCCGCCGCACAGGACCCGGCCCTTCTGGCGCACCTGGCCGAGACGGGCATCCCGCTCGAGGTCTGCCCGTCCTCCAACATCGCCACCCGAGCCGTGGCCACCCTCGCCGAGCACCCGCTCAAGGCGTTCGTCGAAGCCGGTGTCACCGTCACGATCAACTCCGACGACCCGCCGATGTTCGGCACCACCCTGGGTCGGGAGTACGCGATCGCCGCCGAGCTGCTGGGCCTGGACGAGGCCGGAGTCGCCGAGCTGGCGCGCGCCGCCGTACGCGCCTCGTTCGCGCCGGCCGACGTGCGCCAGCGGGTGCTCGCGGAGATCGACGCCCACCTCGGCTGA
- a CDS encoding DsbA family protein, with protein sequence MSKRDERAAAAARLAEEARRRERRGVVVKVSALVLALIAIVAVCVVIGLSNGGDGKVDTDAATSSDNATYSLSVGNPSAPHTIVIYEDFLCPFCDQLELASRDKLAQLAADGKVYLQYRPFRLLSPDYSGQALNAFAVVLTTSGPDVAKRFHDLLYENQPEESGPFPKVSELVDLAVKAGAEESAVRAGIEDTSSQKAWTDGATRAAQKAHVEGTPTILLDGRQFQDGDTVPELAANLIKAVS encoded by the coding sequence ATGTCCAAGCGCGACGAACGCGCCGCTGCCGCCGCCCGTCTCGCCGAGGAGGCCCGTCGCCGGGAACGCCGCGGCGTCGTGGTGAAGGTGAGCGCCCTGGTGCTGGCACTGATCGCGATCGTCGCTGTCTGCGTGGTCATCGGGTTGAGCAACGGGGGCGACGGCAAGGTCGACACCGACGCCGCGACCAGCAGCGACAACGCGACCTACAGCCTCAGCGTCGGCAACCCGAGCGCACCCCACACGATCGTCATCTACGAGGACTTCCTCTGTCCGTTCTGCGACCAGCTCGAGCTCGCCTCGCGGGACAAGCTCGCCCAACTGGCGGCCGACGGCAAGGTCTACCTGCAGTACCGGCCGTTCCGGCTGCTCTCGCCCGACTACTCCGGTCAGGCGCTCAATGCCTTCGCCGTGGTGCTGACGACGTCCGGCCCGGACGTCGCCAAGAGGTTCCACGACCTGCTCTACGAGAACCAGCCCGAGGAGTCCGGCCCGTTCCCGAAGGTGAGCGAGCTCGTGGACCTCGCCGTCAAGGCCGGCGCCGAGGAGAGCGCGGTCCGCGCCGGCATCGAGGACACCAGCTCGCAGAAGGCCTGGACCGACGGGGCGACCAGGGCCGCGCAGAAGGCGCACGTCGAGGGCACGCCCACGATCCTGCTCGACGGCCGGCAGTTCCAGGACGGCGACACCGTCCCCGAGCTGGCCGCCAACCTGATCAAGGCCGTCTCCTGA
- a CDS encoding DUF929 family protein, with protein sequence MTGKAKKEPQGATPAPDQTPSRNAAKAARREAMRAQMLRDQAKARRTARLKTTGVVAIVVVIVVAVGVGIGLSIGGGGGGKGSASTALDSSVEKAITGVSGDVIDAVGAGGGVSISKPVALSGAPALTSDGKPRVLYVGAEYCPYCAAQRWAVVNALSRFGTFTHLGQTTSSASDIDPSTATLSFHGATYTSDYLSFTGVEQTTNQPDGNGGYKPLDSLSAADQKILDTYDTKQYVGSDGGIPFIDYGGKYASSGASYDPATLQGLSHADIAKDLSDPSSTVTKSIVGTANVITATLCKLTDQKPANVCTAAGVKAAAS encoded by the coding sequence ATGACCGGCAAGGCCAAGAAGGAACCGCAGGGCGCCACGCCCGCTCCCGACCAGACCCCGAGCAGGAACGCGGCCAAGGCGGCGCGGCGCGAGGCCATGCGCGCCCAGATGCTGCGCGACCAGGCCAAGGCCCGCCGGACCGCGCGCCTGAAGACGACCGGCGTGGTGGCGATCGTGGTGGTCATCGTCGTCGCCGTGGGTGTCGGCATCGGGCTGAGCATCGGCGGTGGTGGTGGCGGCAAGGGCTCCGCCTCGACCGCCCTGGACTCCTCGGTGGAGAAGGCGATCACCGGGGTGTCCGGTGACGTCATCGACGCCGTCGGTGCCGGCGGCGGCGTCAGCATCTCCAAGCCGGTCGCCCTGAGCGGTGCTCCCGCGCTGACCAGCGACGGCAAGCCACGCGTGCTCTACGTGGGCGCCGAGTACTGCCCGTACTGTGCCGCGCAGCGCTGGGCCGTGGTCAACGCGCTGTCCCGCTTCGGCACGTTCACCCACCTCGGCCAGACCACCTCCTCGGCCAGCGACATCGACCCGAGCACGGCGACGCTGAGCTTCCATGGCGCCACCTACACCAGCGACTACCTCTCCTTCACCGGCGTCGAGCAGACCACCAACCAGCCCGACGGCAACGGGGGCTACAAGCCGCTGGACAGCCTCAGCGCCGCCGACCAGAAGATCCTGGACACCTACGACACCAAGCAGTACGTCGGCAGCGACGGCGGCATCCCCTTCATCGACTACGGCGGGAAGTACGCCTCCTCCGGCGCCAGCTACGACCCGGCCACGCTCCAGGGGCTCAGCCACGCCGACATCGCCAAGGACCTCTCAGACCCCAGCAGCACCGTCACCAAGTCGATCGTGGGCACCGCCAACGTCATCACCGCGACGCTGTGCAAGCTCACCGACCAGAAGCCGGCCAACGTGTGCACGGCGGCCGGGGTCAAGGCAGCCGCCTCCTGA
- a CDS encoding vitamin K epoxide reductase family protein — MSHHAESHLEPPVEPEADADEETWRAYLLASEEFERRHAGEGRVLRWWLLVGGLIGLYAAASLVLDKLSYYEQLATGHAPSLSCNFNPIIGCGQVINTPQASIFWSLPNPVIGVIAWPVVAALGVLLISGVTLRAWHWVALELGVIGGIVMVSWLQFQTIFHINALCPWCMVTWAVMIPTFWAVTARNLRRWAYDNAVAKLVYEVTPVWIVLHFLVLAGIIYAHFGSRLWA; from the coding sequence GTGTCACACCACGCCGAATCACACCTCGAGCCGCCCGTCGAGCCCGAGGCCGATGCCGACGAGGAGACCTGGCGGGCGTATCTGCTGGCCTCGGAGGAGTTCGAGCGTCGCCACGCCGGCGAGGGCCGTGTGCTGCGCTGGTGGTTGCTGGTCGGCGGTCTGATCGGCCTGTACGCCGCTGCCAGCCTCGTGCTGGACAAGCTCTCCTACTACGAGCAGCTCGCGACCGGCCACGCCCCGTCGCTCTCGTGCAACTTCAACCCCATCATCGGCTGCGGCCAGGTCATCAACACGCCGCAGGCCTCCATCTTCTGGAGCCTGCCGAACCCGGTCATCGGCGTGATCGCGTGGCCGGTCGTCGCTGCCCTCGGGGTTCTGCTGATCTCGGGGGTGACCCTGCGGGCCTGGCACTGGGTGGCCCTCGAGCTCGGTGTCATCGGCGGGATCGTGATGGTGAGCTGGCTGCAGTTCCAGACGATCTTCCACATCAACGCGCTGTGCCCGTGGTGCATGGTGACGTGGGCGGTCATGATCCCCACGTTCTGGGCCGTCACCGCCCGGAACCTGCGCCGGTGGGCCTACGACAACGCGGTGGCCAAGCTGGTCTATGAGGTGACGCCGGTCTGGATCGTGCTGCACTTCCTCGTGCTCGCCGGGATCATCTACGCCCACTTCGGCAGCCGGCTCTGGGCCTGA
- the orn gene encoding oligoribonuclease: MTGLSLEADALIEVAALVTDYELNVLGEGVDIVIKPPAEALAQMDDFVRTMHTNSALLPELEHGVTLAEAEERVLAYVREQCGADARPPLAGNTVGTDRAFLARDMPTLEGWLHYRNVDVSTIKELSRRWFPRAYFQAPAKRGNHRALADIQESIEELRYYREAVFLPPPGLDSEAAKAIAQRHGGSITGLRDDTDSTTGN, from the coding sequence ATGACCGGCCTCTCCCTGGAGGCCGACGCCCTGATCGAGGTCGCCGCGCTCGTCACCGACTACGAACTCAACGTGCTCGGCGAGGGCGTCGACATCGTGATCAAGCCACCGGCCGAGGCGCTGGCGCAGATGGACGACTTCGTCCGGACGATGCACACCAACTCGGCCCTGCTCCCCGAGCTCGAGCACGGCGTCACGCTCGCCGAGGCCGAGGAGCGTGTGCTCGCCTACGTGCGCGAGCAGTGCGGCGCCGACGCGCGACCGCCCCTGGCCGGCAACACGGTGGGCACCGACCGGGCGTTCCTGGCCCGCGACATGCCGACGCTGGAGGGGTGGCTGCACTACCGCAACGTCGACGTCTCCACCATCAAGGAGCTGTCCCGGCGCTGGTTCCCCCGGGCGTACTTCCAGGCGCCGGCCAAGCGCGGCAACCACCGAGCCCTGGCCGACATCCAGGAGTCGATCGAGGAGCTGCGCTACTACCGGGAGGCGGTCTTCCTGCCGCCGCCCGGCCTGGACAGCGAGGCGGCCAAGGCGATCGCCCAGCGGCACGGCGGATCGATCACCGGCCTGCGGGACGACACCGATTCCACAACCGGGAACTGA
- a CDS encoding MBL fold metallo-hydrolase codes for MTSVRRLLLGTFVRPAAETGTGAPRVEAVYGYLVRHRDGLLLLDTGIGRGEEETEQWYRPRRVGLREALAGAGVEVSELALVLNCHLHFDHCGGNPLLGGTPILAQRTELSAARAGDYTFTELIDHAGSNYQALDGEAEPLAGVHVIPTPGHVAGHQSVVVVSPDGTVVLAGQSHDTASSWSADVLAATAVGLGHDEPLPAPPLWMERVLAFDPRRVVFAHDAAVWEA; via the coding sequence GTGACCAGCGTCCGGCGCCTGCTGCTCGGCACGTTCGTGCGACCGGCCGCCGAGACGGGCACCGGGGCGCCCCGCGTCGAGGCCGTGTACGGCTACCTCGTGCGTCATCGCGACGGCCTGCTGCTGCTCGACACGGGGATCGGGCGCGGTGAGGAGGAGACCGAGCAGTGGTACCGGCCGCGCCGCGTAGGGCTGCGGGAGGCGCTCGCCGGCGCCGGGGTCGAGGTCTCGGAGCTGGCCCTGGTCCTCAACTGCCACCTGCACTTCGACCACTGCGGCGGGAACCCGCTGCTGGGCGGGACACCGATCCTGGCCCAGCGCACGGAGCTGTCCGCCGCTCGGGCGGGTGACTACACCTTCACCGAGCTGATCGACCACGCCGGCAGCAACTACCAGGCGCTCGACGGCGAGGCCGAGCCGCTGGCCGGCGTCCACGTCATCCCGACCCCCGGTCACGTCGCGGGCCACCAGTCGGTGGTCGTCGTCTCGCCGGACGGCACAGTGGTACTGGCCGGCCAGTCCCACGACACCGCCTCGTCCTGGAGCGCCGATGTGCTCGCGGCGACCGCTGTCGGTCTGGGCCACGACGAGCCCCTGCCGGCACCGCCGCTCTGGATGGAGCGCGTGCTCGCCTTCGACCCGCGTCGGGTCGTCTTCGCCCACGACGCGGCGGTCTGGGAGGCATGA
- a CDS encoding GNAT family N-acetyltransferase gives MPAAISFHTVDPTAPLAAAAMAAYFAELDDRFPGGFDASGQSTKDAELLGPPGGAFVVVLPQGHSPEEVGARAVACGGVQTIEADIRYGEIKRMWVDTAWRGTGVGSRLLRHLESVAAGLGHHVVRLDTNDTLVEAIGMYRRAGYREIERYNDNPYARHFFEKQLALSV, from the coding sequence ATGCCCGCCGCGATCAGCTTCCACACCGTCGATCCGACCGCGCCCCTCGCCGCGGCCGCGATGGCGGCGTACTTCGCCGAGCTCGACGACCGCTTCCCCGGCGGCTTCGACGCGAGCGGCCAGAGCACCAAGGACGCCGAGCTGCTCGGGCCGCCCGGCGGTGCGTTCGTGGTGGTGCTGCCACAGGGGCACTCCCCCGAGGAGGTCGGGGCGAGAGCCGTCGCGTGCGGTGGCGTGCAGACGATCGAGGCCGACATCCGGTACGGCGAGATCAAGCGGATGTGGGTCGACACCGCCTGGCGGGGCACCGGCGTCGGCTCGCGGCTGTTGCGACACCTGGAGTCGGTGGCCGCCGGGCTGGGTCACCACGTGGTGCGGCTCGACACCAACGACACCCTGGTCGAGGCGATCGGGATGTACCGCCGGGCGGGCTACCGCGAGATCGAGCGCTACAACGACAACCCCTACGCCCGGCACTTCTTCGAGAAGCAGCTCGCGCTGTCGGTCTAG
- a CDS encoding phytoene desaturase family protein — MRSHYDVVVVGGGHNGLTAAAYLARSGLQVLVLERLDHVGGAAVSARAFPGREARLSRYSYLVSLLPDRIVGELGLDLRLESRPIASYTPVSRGGSATGLLVERPEGPATAASFRALTGSGSEYDAWRAFYAEVAALAEVVAPTLTEPLPTDRFVHERVPEEIWSDLVERPIGEAIERRFADPTVRGVVATDALIGTFASLHDPSLVQNRCFLYHLIGNGTGEWRVPVGGMGSVTDALARAAVDAGAELLTRAGVRRIRAAEGGAEVTWDDDHGSHTVGASVVLANVAPWVLRILLGEPEDPATKPVGAQLKVNLLLDRLPRLRSGEDPRVAFAGTLHLSEDYPDLERAYAEAAAGSMPSRLPGEVYCHSLTDPSILGTDVPAGTHTLTYFGLHTPATLFDADPEAAKAEAIKRALGSLDEHLLDPIASVVARDGDGRPCIEAKIPQDIEAEVAMPGGHIFHGHLEWPWAPYRTRLETPAQRWGVQTDVASVLLCGSGARRGGAVSGIGGHNAAQAVLEGR, encoded by the coding sequence GTGCGCAGTCACTACGACGTGGTGGTGGTCGGCGGAGGCCACAACGGCCTGACCGCCGCCGCCTATCTCGCCCGGTCCGGCCTGCAGGTGCTCGTCCTGGAGCGGCTCGACCACGTCGGCGGGGCCGCCGTCTCAGCGCGGGCCTTCCCCGGCCGGGAGGCACGGCTCTCCCGCTACAGCTACCTGGTCTCGCTGCTGCCCGACCGGATCGTCGGCGAGCTCGGCCTGGATCTGCGACTGGAGTCGCGCCCGATCGCGTCGTACACGCCGGTGAGCCGGGGTGGCAGCGCGACCGGGTTGTTGGTCGAGCGGCCGGAGGGCCCGGCCACCGCGGCGTCGTTCCGCGCCCTGACGGGTTCGGGAAGCGAGTACGACGCCTGGCGCGCGTTCTATGCCGAGGTGGCGGCCCTCGCGGAGGTCGTCGCACCGACCCTGACCGAGCCGCTGCCCACCGATCGCTTCGTGCACGAGCGCGTCCCGGAGGAGATCTGGAGCGATCTGGTCGAGCGGCCCATCGGCGAGGCGATCGAGCGGCGCTTCGCCGACCCGACGGTGCGCGGCGTGGTGGCGACCGATGCGCTGATCGGCACCTTCGCCTCGCTGCACGACCCCTCGCTGGTGCAGAACCGCTGCTTCCTCTACCACCTCATCGGCAACGGCACCGGCGAGTGGCGGGTGCCCGTCGGCGGGATGGGCTCGGTGACGGACGCGCTGGCCCGTGCCGCCGTCGATGCCGGCGCCGAGCTCCTCACCCGTGCCGGCGTACGGCGGATCCGCGCCGCCGAGGGCGGTGCCGAGGTCACCTGGGACGACGACCACGGCTCGCACACCGTGGGGGCCTCGGTGGTGCTGGCGAACGTCGCGCCCTGGGTGCTGCGGATCCTGCTCGGCGAGCCCGAGGACCCGGCCACCAAGCCGGTCGGCGCCCAGCTGAAGGTCAACCTGCTGCTCGACCGGCTCCCCCGGCTGCGCTCGGGCGAGGACCCGCGCGTCGCCTTCGCCGGCACCCTGCACCTGAGCGAGGACTATCCCGACCTGGAGCGGGCGTACGCCGAGGCCGCCGCCGGGTCGATGCCCTCGCGCCTACCCGGTGAGGTCTACTGCCACTCCCTGACCGACCCCTCGATCCTCGGCACCGACGTGCCGGCGGGGACCCACACCCTCACCTACTTCGGGCTGCACACGCCGGCCACGCTCTTCGACGCCGATCCCGAGGCCGCCAAGGCCGAGGCGATCAAGCGCGCGTTGGGCTCGCTGGACGAGCACCTGCTGGATCCGATCGCCTCGGTGGTGGCGCGCGACGGCGACGGCCGGCCCTGCATCGAGGCCAAGATCCCCCAGGACATCGAGGCGGAGGTGGCGATGCCCGGTGGCCATATCTTCCACGGGCACCTCGAATGGCCGTGGGCGCCGTACCGGACGCGGTTGGAGACGCCGGCGCAGCGGTGGGGCGTGCAGACCGACGTCGCCAGCGTGCTGCTGTGCGGCTCGGGGGCGCGCCGCGGCGGTGCGGTCTCCGGGATCGGCGGCCACAACGCCGCCCAGGCGGTCCTCGAGGGGCGCTGA